Part of the Engraulis encrasicolus isolate BLACKSEA-1 chromosome 23, IST_EnEncr_1.0, whole genome shotgun sequence genome is shown below.
ACTCCCAGGAAACTTCCTGCAGTTTAGCCATTAATGTCACGCTGGTGTCCTAGGTGTACCCAGGTGTGCAGGTTACCATGGGAACAGGGCAGCAGTGGTGACAACAACAACTCAGCTGCCTCACGATTCTGCTTCTTTTTTTCATGCACGGCAGCCTCTGTCTTGCTCTCCCATCTCATCCCAGTCtagctttctctatctctctctctctctatccctgcatCTGTCTAGCTTTCTATCTCTCCCCATATATAACTCTGTCTACCTTTGTCTttatccagctctctctctctccctccctctgtctctctctctctcacacacagacacagacacagaccgagacacagacacagacacacacacacacacacttccctatgCTCTGCCTAAGGCTGGACTGTGGAGTGGTGAGTGCTGCTTGCTTACTGTCGGCATTCTGGGAGAATACTGGCAGTGCCTGGCACCCTTTCCCTCTCAGCCCCATGCACTCTTTGTGGGCACAATGCctctttgctctgtgtgtgtgtgtgtgtgtgtgtgtgtgtgtgtgtgtgtgtgtgtgtgtgtgtgtgtgtgtgtgtgtgtgtgtgtgtgtgtgtgaacctcaaACTGTGGGCTTCCCTTCGCCACCGtcagccctgctctctctctctctctctctctctctctctctctctctctctctctctctctctctctctcacacacacacacacacacaccatcatcatcatctcaatGTCAGATGATGAAATTCAATATCACTCTTGCCTTACTATTGATACAGTAAATACAAGATATCCATCTAGCTAACTAGCTAATTAATATAAAGTCTTgcatttatcttttcatgaatatttatcaagAGTATGCATGAACTGGATGCATGTCTGCTCATTATTGCCATATGTGATATCATTGGCTTGTTGATTAAGCTTACAGACTATGTTGTGACGGACATTCTTGACTTTTGATGGCGGTAGGCCTGCCACAATATCTCTGTAACATGTTACACAGACATAGTATTGTGCCTAACACTAAAACTGTGAGTAGATTGGCGTGTATAAATAACCTGGACTACACTGGAGACAAACCTAAGTATTAATTAGCCTAGGACCTAGGTCAACAAAAAGGTCCTTTGTAGCAGATGAGAAAAGTGCACAGACACATAATACCTTTCATGGTCAGCGTGTAACATGAGAGGTATGGTATTGTGAAGTAGGCGTAAATGTGGGCAGCAAAACTCCAGGACACAGTTACAAACAACCAAACTCATCCGACCCATCTATTGCAACTACCGGTATTTTCTCATGCACACCAAGACAATGTCCTTCTCACACATGAAGACTTCGAGCACGTTCTAAATTAGACGTTCTCGTGAAAAGACAGCACGTGGGTGCCATGATGAATGTGATTGTAGGCTACATCTTCGTCTGTGTCCTTCCTAACACGAGGTAAATTTATCTCGTGTGAAATGAAATGTCCTGTCGTAACAGCGTATAAAGGGGAGAGAGTGGGGACAGGTGTCGCactcacatcacagcacagcgtGTCCATGGTAACCGAAGGCTCCGGAAGGAAGGGCCAGGCAAGAGAAGAATAGGTGAGTAGGGCGAGAAAAGGGCCCGAGGCTTGCAAAACGGGGCAGCTCTTTCAGCTGCTAACACAGGGCGTGGAACCCTGCGGAAACCGAATCCACGGCCGCACAAAAGAACACCTTGCCCATATGACAAACAAAAACCATGGAAAAGCTCCTGCCTTTCAGTCGGTCAGTGGCTTAATATGGGTGCAGGCCCAGCTCCACTATGCCCAACAGCAGACAGTTGTAACATATCAGTAGCCTACCTTCTGCACTAACGCCGCATGAGCCCGTTCTGTGTTTATAACAAACTAAGGACCAGTCATGTATGGTAACATGCGCCACTGCCTAGTTTGATGCGACAACTGCGTAACAGAAACTGAAAAGTATTTTCCTTGATTCTCAACCATCCTCCGTGGCCGTGCAGACGCAAGTGAAGTTATTGCACGAGCTCCTGGGATTGCCTGGCATCATAAAATAGAACCTAACTTTGCAGCAGGTTAACGTACTCGTTTGCCATAGGTAAAAGTGAGGTTTTTGACTGTTGCTTTACACCCAATTCGAGAAAAGCCCATGTCAATGATGCCAGCCGTAGTGTTTTATCTTCGGTGCCACGTAGTCTAGCCTCAATCGGGCACCAGCCATCGAACCATCTGACCGCATTCACAAGTCCACAGAATAGCTACGACATCGTTAAAAAAAGCCCTgtgcttgagtaaaagtaaaacatTAGACTGACATTCCACCCAAAAAATACAATGACTGCAACGTTGTTTAGTGGCAAATCACATGCAGAACTGGCTATTTTCCGTTACGTCATGAAATAGTACTAGCCAGAGTCTCAGTTAACTTGATGTTTGCTAGCGTACAGCAATACACACCAGGACCGAAAAGTAACACAAAATAGGGCATGGCCTGGTTTCACATAATTGAACGGTTTTACATTACAGCTGTAGCCACAATTTAACGAACTGCAATCACTCTTTCCAACTCTACACCCAAATGTATGGATCAAACGCCCAATTGTAGAAATAGTGCTGTTGAATTACCGCAATACCGGAGTGAAGACAAGGCGCGGGGAGTTGGCACGGCGGAGCTCTCATGTGATTGCTCGGTGGGAGCGACGGGAAAACGCTTTATCCACCGAGTTCTTCGTATCGTCGAATTTCGGTGTCCTTCGCCCAACCTGACGATTCACGAGTCGCCGCTCTCTGTTGGTAAGCCTTCAGCaagagtgctgctgctgctgcttcgacTTCAGTCCACGATTCCACCACACCGCCATCAAGGAATTCAGAGGGAACATGCGCAATGCCCACAAAATGCCGTAAGATTGAATGACCCGGCGGGTTATCCCACTGTCAAGACAGGAAAAGTTGTCGCACTCACACAGAAAACCAACTACAACTCTAAACCATGatgtgtaattgttttttttaaagaaatagtTTTACCACACCATGCAGATTACACGCAAATACAGGGACATCCCATATTAGTCACGGAAGATGAAACGCATTGGCCTTTTCACTTTGGAAAAACACATGACCGAGAACTTTTTTTTACCCCCCTTTGAAGTTTGTTCCATAAAGTTACGCAATTACATAGATTGAATTTAAAAATCGTTTGAAATTCAGTTCAATCTATTCTTAAGAATCTTAATTTTATTTAGGCTATTATTGTAAGCTAGCTAGGCCAGCGTTTTGTGTTTAgttaatttactttattgtgaacATGTCTTTTGCGTAGGCTAATTATGTTATTATGCAGTTACAATAAGATATATTAAACAATGAAGTAGCTAAAGTTTAGCTTACTTTCCCTCCAGTAGGGCCCATCAACACAGAGACGTTACGTAGTCGGTATAAAATGATAataaacagcaggatacaggttCCAATAGTGGTCGGTAGATGGCGCCACACTaccatgtatttaaaaaaaaagtctggtTGTTTCACACCTCTGCTTGCAGTGAGTGACCTCGGTGCTATCTTGAACCATTATACAATGATTTGGTTAACCTACAGTTTAAACCTCTGGCATCAAAAGGACTTTCATTTTGCATTCAGTCACTCCCGCATGTCAGCAGTACTGTACGAGTTTAATATTGACAACAATGACAATGAGACAACAGAGCTAGTCCATAAAATGTCATGCAACAAAACTAATTGTATTCTTCATTCTTCATTCTTCATGTACATAAATTGCACTTATGGTTCCATGCAATTGTGTAGCTTACACAAACagtctgacatttaaaaaaaaattctagaCCTGACTTACAGTGAGGGATGAATAAGGTGATCAAGTGCCGAGGGGCATAGATTCAATAACTCACATCTGATCAGAGTTTCACAAGGACAAAAATCATACAAACTTGGTGATGCTTAGATACATAGCGACATAGTGCAGTAGCCATACCAGTCCAACGGGTTCTAATGCTCATTTTTTTTACAGACCATAACATATTGTGCTGTATGTACTTCATTTAGGCCTATTCCATAGCCTCTCGCTATGTTGTCCCCAACATCCGGACATCCTTCAGTACTCCTACATTAGTCCTAGTTTTCTTAGCCTCCCTATGCCagccattccccccccccctcacgttcgcacaaacacacacacacacacacaccacacacacacaccaccttctctctctctctctctctctctctctctctctctctctctctccttcactctctctctctctctgtatatgtttttttctcttcaaatCCAATCCTTCAGTGAGTTGTCCTTACAGTTGTCTCCAACATCCGGACATCCTTCAGTATTCCTACTGGCCTTTTGACCCCCTGAGTGCAACGCTTTGTACCATATTCCGTACCATCACCCCCTGATCTCCATAACACATTTTGTTCGACATTTGTTTTATACATATATTAATATTAACACTCAATATATTACTTATATATAAACGTTGAAAACAAGAGAAAGAAACTTGCTGCAGCATGCTGATGCAATCATTCATTAAAGCTACATTACAGTTTAGGCTAGTTTGACCTGTAATATGGGGGTCTTCTTCTTTTTTGACAGCAGCTGCTTTCCTTCACTTGTCTCTCCCAGAGTTGTAGTTGCCTTTTGACAGTGCAACCGGGTTGTTAGCACGACCTTTTCTCACACTCTAGCCATTTTGAGACTGATAGAACCACTAACAAGCTCTGGATCATTCCCCTCACAgccctcagcatctctctctctctctctctctctctctctctctctctctctctctctctctctctctctctctctctctctctctctctctctctctctcctcccagtcTCTTGCTATGCTTTGTTGCTCAGTCTTCATCTGGGCCCATTGCAAGCCTGTTCTGGGCCATTCTGCTCCCTCAACCCTcagactgtctctctttctgttttgaaCCTCACAGTCTCGTGTAATGCAATGCCACGTTGCTTAGTGTCCTCAAGCGTTGTTGTCAGGCCCGTTGCAGACCTGCTTCTCCTGCTTCTCCCTCTCGTTCTGCTCGGGGCCCTTGAGAGCTTCGCTGGCCAAGGTCCGGCGCCTGGGCCCGCTGTTCAGGACCCCGCCGGAGGGCCGGCGGAAGGTGGACAGGCGGTTGCGGAAGTTCTCCCCGGAGAAGAAGTAGAGCAGTGGGTCGAAGCAGGAGTTGGAGGCGGCCAGGCAGAGCGTCACCACCACCGACTTCTGCATGATGACCAGCTCGTCGCAGGTGACGGCGCTGCGGGCCTGTCGCTGCATGAAGTGCAGGTGCACGGTGCGCTGCACGTGGTAGGGCATGAAGCTGACCAGGAAGGTGACGGTGACGATGACGATCATGCGTATGGCCTTGATGCGCGTGCTGCGCTGCTTCTGCTGCGAGCCGCTGGCGCTGGCCCGGCCCAGCAGCGCCCGCGTGATGCCCGCGTAGCACAGCATGATGACCAGGAAGGGGATGATGAAGCCCACCACCAGGGAGAAGTAGTTGAGCGCCATCAGCTTGCCCACGCCGCCCTTCCCCTTGGGCGGCTCGAAGCACTTGGTCTTGTTGCCCGCTGACGTCTGGCCCGACATGAGGAAAGGCGAGCTGACGGCGCAGGTGAAGAtccagatgcagatgcagacggCGCGCGCCTTGCGCTCGGTGGCCAGCTTGAGGTTCTGCACGGGGAAGACGATGGCCAGGAAGCGCGTGAAGCTCATGGCCATCATGAAGTAGATGCTGCAGTACAGGTTGACATAGAGCGTGTAGGAGCTGATGCGGCACAGGAAGTCCCCATGGTTCCACTGGCCCTgggattagatagatagatagatagatagatagatagatagatagatagatagatagatagatagatagatagatagatagatagatagatagatagatagatagatagatagatttttttcAAATCAAACCatgagggggtgctgtggcacagcacaTGAATGCACCTGACCT
Proteins encoded:
- the cysltr1 gene encoding cysteinyl leukotriene receptor 1; the protein is MFPETTFEYRISPSPTVMAEANTTRWANATAENCPSIDDFRNKVYSTAYSIITVFGLVGNGFALLVLLRTFRQRSAFHIYMLNLAVSDLLCVSVLPLRVDYYVNKGQWNHGDFLCRISSYTLYVNLYCSIYFMMAMSFTRFLAIVFPVQNLKLATERKARAVCICIWIFTCAVSSPFLMSGQTSAGNKTKCFEPPKGKGGVGKLMALNYFSLVVGFIIPFLVIMLCYAGITRALLGRASASGSQQKQRSTRIKAIRMIVIVTVTFLVSFMPYHVQRTVHLHFMQRQARSAVTCDELVIMQKSVVVTLCLAASNSCFDPLLYFFSGENFRNRLSTFRRPSGGVLNSGPRRRTLASEALKGPEQNEREKQEKQVCNGPDNNA